CCTTTACTCAATACAATGACTTTGCCATGTTCTGCTACACGTAACGCTAAAGACAGACCGGCTGCGCCACTACCTACCACTAACACATCACATTGATGTTCACGGTTTGCGTTCATAAAACTTTTAAATTCCCGAGTTAAGTTGTACTGGCGCCAATCCAACTTTTTAGCGTCAGTAATAGAGCGGCCTCGCTCTCTAAATCAATTTTTAAATTGCAACATGAACCCTGAAAATATCAGAGTTAGCTCACTATAGTAGCATTGGAATGAATGCAATTCTTGGTAAATAACATTGCTTTTAAGTTCTTTCGTCCCCACAATCTGGGGCAGAAGTTATAGGGTCATCACTTCTCAAATAAAATTCGAAGAAAGTTTGAACTTTATATTTATTGCTGAGTCACAATAGTGCTCAAGTAAGCAGTGGTGTCAATACTACATTTTGCATAATTAATGCTCATATCTGACAAGATAGGGGTTAATAACAATAGGAGTACCCGCTCGAATGAACGAGCAGCTGACCGATCAGGTGTTAATTGAGCGAGTTCAGAATGGAGATAAGCAAGCATTTAATCTATTGGTCACTAAATACCAAAATAAAGTGTGTAACCTTATTTCCCGCTACGTCAACAATCCGGGAGATGTGCCTGACGTAGCACAAGAAGCATTTATTAAAGCATATCGCGCCATACCAAGCTTTCGTGGCGAAAGTGCCTTCTATACTTGGTTATATAGAATTGCTGTTAATACTGCGAAAAACCATATTGTAGCTCAAGGCCGAAGACCGCCTGCGCAAGATGTGGATACTGAAGAAGCTGAATATTACGAAACTGGTAGTGCATTAAAAGAAATATCGAACCCTGAGAACTTAACGTTGTCCAAGGAATTGAAGCAAGTAGTTTTCAGTGCGATTG
This sequence is a window from Vibrio coralliilyticus. Protein-coding genes within it:
- the rpoE gene encoding RNA polymerase sigma factor RpoE: MNEQLTDQVLIERVQNGDKQAFNLLVTKYQNKVCNLISRYVNNPGDVPDVAQEAFIKAYRAIPSFRGESAFYTWLYRIAVNTAKNHIVAQGRRPPAQDVDTEEAEYYETGSALKEISNPENLTLSKELKQVVFSAIEALPDDLKTAMTLRELDGLSYEEIAAVMDCPVGTVRSRIFRAREAVEKKIQPLLQR